In Oryza sativa Japonica Group chromosome 2, ASM3414082v1, the following are encoded in one genomic region:
- the LOC4329145 gene encoding F-box/kelch-repeat protein OR23, whose product MAASSSSSSSAGRRLAGNLSLRPGVASIIPGLPDDVAAVILCLLTFPDQSRLRATSRAWRLLLSAATLLPLRRSLRLPRRHLLCLFPTDPSLASPILLDPAAPTAWWSLPPIPCSPQHYGLANFAAVAVGGQIYVLGGSRFDARSYPLDNPSPSAAAYRLDLALSRHRWERLPDMRVPRGSFACAPAPSGGVIVAGGGSRHPTFPSYGSRTSGVELYDAAARAWRVTAAMPRDRAGCVGFVAHGAGDGREDEFWVMGGYDGYTTVGGVVPSDVYCRDAVALGLWSGKWREIGDMWEEWERERLGPVAVISAEDGRVTEVFMLDGHDIFRYNFSSNSWSKEATLRRKIPSTQSCGFIAMNGELYVLTSAKLPVETSSPWKQSKKRLALEFQVYNPAAKMWRVLTTHPPVNVPIDFRTAALCTVEL is encoded by the exons atggcggcgtcgtcgtcgtcgtcgtcgtccgccggccgccgcctcgccggaaaCCTAAGCCTGAGGCCTGGCGTGGCGTCGATTATCCCTGGGCTGCCGGACGACGTGGCCGCCGTCATCCTCTGCCTGCTCACGTTCCCCGACCAGTCCCGACTCCGGGCCACCTCCCGCGCGTGGCGGCTCCTCCTCTCGGCGGCCACGCTCCTCCCGCTCCGCCGCAGCCTGCGGCTTCCGCGGCGCCACCTCCTGTGCCTCTTCCCCACCGACCCCTCCCTCGCCTCCCCGATCCTGCTCGACCCCGCCGCGCCCACCGCCTGGTGGtccctcccgccgatcccgtgCTCGCCGCAGCACTACGGCCTCGCCAACTTCGCCGCGGTCGCGGTCGGCGGCCAAATCTACGTCCTCGGCGGCTCCCGCTTCGACGCCCGGAGCTATCCCCTCGAcaacccctccccctccgccgccgcctaccggCTCGACCTCGCCCTCTCCCGCCACCGCTGGGAGCGCCTCCCCGACATGCGCGTCCCGCGAGGGAGCTTCGCCTGCGCCCCCGCGCCCAGCGGCGGAGTCATCGTGGCCGGAGGTGGCTCCAGGCACCCGACGTTCCCCTCCTACGGCAGCCGCACCAGCGGCGTCGAGTTGTACGACGCCGCAGCGCGCGCGTGGCGCGTCACCGCGGCGATGCCCAGGGACCGGGCCGGGTGCGTGGGGTTCGTCGCGCACGGGGCGGGGGATGGGAGGGAGGATGAGTTCTGGGTGATGGGCGGGTACGACGGCTACACCACGGTGGGGGGAGTGGTGCCTAGTGACGTATACTGCCGGGACGCGGTGGCGCTCGGGCTGTGGAGCGGCAAGTGGAGGGAGATTGGGGACATGTGGGAGGAATGGGAGAGAGAGCGCCTTGGGCCGGTGGCTGTCATTTCTGCTGAAGATGGAAGGGTCACAGAGGTGTTCATGCTCGATGGTCATGATATCTTCAG GTATAACTTCTCTTCGAACAGTTGGTCAAAGGAAGCTACATTGAGGAGAAAGATCCCAAGTACTCAATCATGTGGTTTCATAGCAATGAATGGCGAACTTTATGTTCTTACATCTGCAAAACTCCCTGTCGAAACCTCAAGTCCATGGAAGCAGTCGAAGAAGAGGTTGGCGCTGGAGTTTCAAGTTTACAACCCTGCAGCAAAGATGTGGAGGGTGCTCACCACACATCCCCCTGTTAACGTACCAATTGATTTCAGGACTGCAGCTCTCTGTACGGTTGAGCTGTAG